TGTGAAAGAAGCGGTTGAAGTATATGGTTTTTTAGGATTTAAACTCCACTGTGAAGTATCCAAACTCAATTTAAACGATCCAGAGCTCAGTGATTGTTTTGGTTATTTGGAAAAAAAAGAAATTCCAATCGTCATCCATACGGGTACCGCACCATTACCAGGTGAATTTACAGGGATTCAATTTTTTAAACCATTTATCCAAACCTACCCAAAATTACATGTAATTGTCGCTCATATGGGAGCCCATGAAATATCCGCCTATGCTTCGTTACTTGATGAGTATTCCAATTTAGCTTTGGATACAACTATGGTCTTTGTGGATTTTTTAGCGACTGGTAAGGAAACAGATGTTGATGAGGCAATCCCACTTTTGGAACGTTACAAGGATCAGATTTACTTTGGATCCGATTTTCCAAATATCCCTTATAATCTAAACCATCCCATTTCCAAATTTTTGGACCTGCCCATCTCCGACAAAGCCAAACAAAAAATCCTCTTCGAAAACGCTAAAAACCGATTTTTTAAATGAAACGTGGTTGCATTTGCAACAGCGTTGCAAATGATGTCCCAACAGAGGTACTTATGAATTTCTTAAAACCAATCATTGTATTTGTGATATTTGTCTCTCTGGGCAATTGTGCGGAACTTTTCCAAGCTTCCAAAAAAGACAATAATAATGATGCGATTTTTGCTGCTCTATTGGCAAACTCTGGTTCTTGCGGTCAATCGGCACGCTCTGGCGCTGCGGGAAATGGAACGAGGTATAATTTTTTTGGTTGTTCTGGTGACGCGACAACAACCTTACTTGGCTTAGGGTTTACTGCGCAGAATGTGAGTTTTAATGGTGGCCTTTCAGGAACTAGTGATGCATCTACAATTGTCACACGTGCCAGTAGTTTATCTTCCTCTGGTGGGGAAAAAAAAGCAGGGATTGAAATTACATACGTCTTGAATTCAGGTTCGTCCACATTAAAAGCAATTTTGCCTGGAGAAACCAATTTCAATGGACCTGGTTTTCTGATATCTGCTACTACCATTCAGAAATTAGTGGATAATGTATCTTCCGCTTTTAGCACTCCTGCATCATGGGGAACTTCTCTCGGGATTGAAAAAACTCTTTGTTTAGAAGTACATGAAGAAAATGGTGCACATATCTTTGGTTGGGAAGGATCTTGTGATTCTGTCAATCGTGGAACTTACCAATTTGAAGAGGATAGTGTGATAGTGAATGTAAATGGTGACCGAGTTGGTTTAAGACTTAATAATGTCATTGTCAAATCGATGACTATCTATTCGTCTGTAATAGGCACATCAGGAATGATCCGATAAGGAAATAAATATAAGTATTGTGAAACTTGGATTCCATAAACATTTTTCCTTTCTTCGGCTGGTGGTTGTTATGCTACCAGTCTTTTTTGCATTTTGGTTGTATGCGGATACAAATGACTGGGAAAAAGAACTAGCTGAACCAGATTCCAAAAAACAATCAAACTCACTTAAAAGCAAATCCCAAAATCCAGAACCCAATGATTGGGAAGCAGAACTTGACAAAGATTTAAAAGACCAAGAAACAAGAAGTAAAAGTACAGAAGGAAGTCGTGGAGTCACCTCCAACGTACAACAGCCCAACCAAATCAATCGTTCTGCACAAAACTTGATGATGGATGTTTCAGCCGCAATAGACATTGTTGGTGCATGGGATCGAAACAAACCAAGGGGAACAGGGGAACGTATCGATAATAAAATGGATGTTCGTTCTGCTGAGTTTGGATTTACGGCGGCGGTTGACCAATGGATGCGTGCTAATTTTTTGGGTGCTGCTCATGGGGAAGATGGTAAATATTATTTTGAAGTCCATGAAGCCAATGTTTTGTTCCCATTTTTACCTTTTAATACTTCCCTCAAAGTGGGACAGATGTTCCTCGATATTGGAAGGTTGAATCGAATTCACCTTCATGACAGACCCTTCACGATGAATCCAATTGTACATGAAAAATTCATAGGTTTTGAGTCTGCTATGGACACGGGAGCAGAGTTTAGTATTTTATTACCATGGAAATGGATTACCCAGGAATTAGTGTTAGGTGCAACAAATGGAAAGAGGTGGGGGCACGCCCATACGGAAGGCCAACAGAAAAATAACCCAATGGGTTATGCCCACCTCAAACACTTTTATTATTTTGGAAATAACTGGGGAACCCAATTTGGATTTTCTGGAGTTCGGTATGAACCAACAACAGATAGAAAAAACCAAAGGTATTTGTATGGAATGGATGCGGTTTTAAGGTGGAATCGTTCCAATCTCAGGGAACTCATGATCATGTCGGAAGGTTGGTACCAACAAGAAATTTTCCCAGAACAAATGGACCCAAGTACCTTCCAAAAATCGAAAGCAGCATCCAGAGACCAGTGGGGTTACTATTTTTTTGTGGATTATAAATTCCACCAACTTTGGTCACTCGGGTATCGGTATGATTATTTTACGGATAAATCACTTGTCGACAAAAATGGAAAACTAGCAGACAATGCTATAGAAGCACATTCGACTCAAATTACGTTTCATAGTTCAGAATTTGGAAGGATACGTGGTTCGATCGAAAGGCGATACATCCAGGATTTTTCCAAACAAGAATTCCAGGAACAACGCGAGTGGAGATTTTATGTGCAAGCAGTCGCCATTTTAGGTTCTCATCCAGCACATAGTTATTAAGGAAATAGGAAATCATGCCTCAATTTGATTCTGCATTTTACCATCATCAAAATTCAAAAAATAAACCTATCTTTCATTTTCTGATACTCTCTATCATTTTGTTTTTATCCTCACCTGTACTCGGAAAGGTATCACTTGTGGC
This sequence is a window from Leptospira ellinghausenii. Protein-coding genes within it:
- a CDS encoding amidohydrolase family protein; this encodes MSANVTDTRFSSPFSWRGDFFPPILDDPIPDHLEKISDLGIPHIFDIHTHFFPETIMKLIWRWFDNVNWAIGYRLSEMERVNRLHHNGIKQFTTLNYAHKKKMAKSLNDWTYNNYQNWQGAIPFGTFYPEEGVFSYVKEAVEVYGFLGFKLHCEVSKLNLNDPELSDCFGYLEKKEIPIVIHTGTAPLPGEFTGIQFFKPFIQTYPKLHVIVAHMGAHEISAYASLLDEYSNLALDTTMVFVDFLATGKETDVDEAIPLLERYKDQIYFGSDFPNIPYNLNHPISKFLDLPISDKAKQKILFENAKNRFFK